The Synechococcus sp. MVIR-18-1 region CGCAGTGGTGCGAATCCCGCTTGCGTTGCTGGAAGCAGAGCGAGCGGAGGATCTCTTGGCTTGTCTTGAGGCGTTAGACGCCAACAGATCTGTTGTCGTCGATGCGACCCACCCTGAGCATCTCCGGGCGCTCGGAGTCGCAATCCGCCGGCTGCAGGGGCGCAAGCGTTTCTTGTTCCGTTCAGCGGCAAGCCTGCTTAATGGCCTGGTGGATTCCGGTCCATCGCCCTTGGGACCCCAGCCCCTGGATGCCAGCGGCCTGGTGGGCTTGCGTCGCCGGGATCCCTTGGGTCAGACGCTCCCTGGCTTGGTGGTGGTGGGCTCCCACGTGGCCTTGGCAGATCAGCAGTTGAAAGATCTGCTGGCCAATGCGCGTTGCCGCGGCATTGCGTTGCCGGTGGCTCGCATCGCCAGGGTGCTGGAGGGAGGATCTTCTGATTGGCTCCTGCCGGATATGGAGGCTGAATGGCGCAGTCAGCTGGAGCTGGCGCTGGAGGAGGGGCTCACGCCAGTGCTGTTTTCTAGTCGTGGTGAATTGGAGTTTGGAGCAGGTGCGGCGGCGCGGCGGTTGCGCTTTGGAATGGAGCTCGCATCCTTGATGGCCCGTTTGCTGGCCGGGGTGGCACCGCGGCTTGGCTATCTGATCAGCAAAGGAGGCATCACCACCGGCACCCTGCTTGTGGAGGGGCTTGGCCTCGAGGCTGTGCAGCTGGAGGGGCAGCTCTTGCCAGGCTTGTCGCTCGTGCGCCCCATCGCTGGTCCCAGCGATCCACTGCCGGTGATCACCTTTCCAGGCAATCTCGGTGAGCCAGACACTCTCACCGAGGCTTGGCGTTGGCTCGAAGGCTTGAAGGGTGAAGGGCTTTAGGACTTGCTTGGCGTAGCGCTGAACGGCCCCACACCAGCGGAGCGTGCGAGCAGTTCCATCGGGTGCTCCACCTTGGGGCCGTCTTGGCTGAGGTAACGCCTCAGTTGCAGGCTGCAACCGATGTTGGCGCTAGCCACAATCTCGGCTCCGGTGCTGCTGAGGTCGTCGGCTTTGAGTTGGCCGAGTTCTGCGGCCTCGTCGGGTTGTACCAGGTTGTAGATGCCGGCACTCCCGCAACACACTCCGGCTTCTGTGGCTTCTTTGAGCCTGAGTTGGGGAATGGCACGCAGCAAGTCCCTGGGCTGGGCGGCAATCCCCTGGCCATGGATCATGTGGCAGGCGTCGTGATACGCCACCGTGCAGGGCAGCGGCCTGAGCGCTTGTTGAAACGACTCTGAAAGCCCGCGATTCGCCAGGAATTCATGCACGTCCATCACCGGTGCTGTGAAGTTGTCTTCT contains the following coding sequences:
- a CDS encoding four-carbon acid sugar kinase family protein, whose amino-acid sequence is MKIVVIDDDPTGSQTVHSCPLLLRWDQAALRKGLGHPSPLLFVLANTRALTPEAAASRIREIVDALVLAMAAEGLQEHELLLVSRGDSTLRGHGVLEPQVLAQAWEEHFAAVDATLHVPAFLEGGRTTVNGVHLLHGEPVHTTAFARDRLFGYGTSDLAEWLEEKSAGQIAADAVVRIPLALLEAERAEDLLACLEALDANRSVVVDATHPEHLRALGVAIRRLQGRKRFLFRSAASLLNGLVDSGPSPLGPQPLDASGLVGLRRRDPLGQTLPGLVVVGSHVALADQQLKDLLANARCRGIALPVARIARVLEGGSSDWLLPDMEAEWRSQLELALEEGLTPVLFSSRGELEFGAGAAARRLRFGMELASLMARLLAGVAPRLGYLISKGGITTGTLLVEGLGLEAVQLEGQLLPGLSLVRPIAGPSDPLPVITFPGNLGEPDTLTEAWRWLEGLKGEGL